The DNA region GCCAAGATCACCGATCCGGAGACCGGCAAGCGCCGCTATCAATCCCCGCAGGAGGCCTGGGACGGCCACGTTGACCAGGGATGGTCGCCTGCGTTCCCCGAAGACCCCGATTCCCTTTTCCGCCCGCAGGAGCAGCGCAAAATCCAGCGCGGCGAAGTGCGGTTGTTCGGGGGCATCTATTTCTCGAAGGAACTCGCCGAATATCACGGGTGCGACGCCCTGGTGGGGTACGACGTGTGGGACCCGGCCCGGGTGTGGGTGCACGACCTGGAGGGCGCGTTGATTTGCACCGCCGAGGCCGGGGCCAACAAGGCCGGGTACTTCCCCAAATCCATGATCGAACAAGCCCGGGAGACCCGCGCCAAAACGCGCCGACGCCGCCTGGAAACCAAGCTGGCGGAAGTGGAAGCGGAAGGGGGCGGCCCGGCCGAGACCGAACCCACGCCGGTCAGCCCGGCCGAGCGGGAAGCCGCCGCCGTGAAGCTGGCCGAGTTGGAGGCCCCGAGCTCCCCCGCGCCGGTCAATGAGTCCGCGAATGGCCGCCCCGTCTTTTTCACGGATGCGGACAAGTTCCGGTGGTTGCGGGCCAACAAGGCCGAAGTGACAGGAGCCGACCGGGAATGGGCCGACGATTACAAGGGAAGCGATGAGTACCGGCTGCTGTTCGGGCCGGATGACGGCGGCATGGAGGCCGCGATGTAGGCAAACAAAAAACCGCCAAGCGCTGGGGCGCCGGGCGGCTTTTCACAACCTTGATTTGGAGGTCGAACACAATGCGTACCACGGTCTTTACAAAAACGTCAAACGTCGAACGGTTCCTGGCCGGAATCACCGAAGTGGAAAAGCGGGGGGCGGCGGAAGCCTGCCTGATGCTCGTTGAAGGGAAGCCCGGCCTGGGCAAGACGATGGTGGCCCGCTGGTGGGCCGTGCAACAAGGCGCGGTCTACCTTCGCGCCAAGACGACCTGGACCCCCAACCGGGCCTTGGCGAATCTCATCACCGAATTGGGAGGGAGCGCCTCGGGGTACCGCTCCGATTTATTCAATGACGCCCTCACCCTGATGGCCCGGGATGAGACGCCCCCAGCCGTGGTGTTGGATGAAGTGGAGCACACCCTCCATGACTCGAAGGTGCTGGAGACCTTCCGGGACCTTTCCGACCTGCTTGAATTTCCCCTTGTTTTGATCGGTATGGAGGGCATCGGCCGCCGCCTGGACCGGCACGAACAAATCTCATCGCGCATTGCCCGCCGGGTGAAGTTTGAGCCCGCCACTCTGGAGGACACCGCCCTGTGCGTGAAGGAGAAGGCCGAAGTCGCGATGGCGGAAGACCTGGTGGCCGAACTGCACCGTCTCTCGAAAGGGAAGATTCGCAGCGTCCTCAACGGAATCGCCCTGGTGGAAAACATTGCCCGGCGCAACGGCTGGAAGGAAGTCAAACTGGCCGACCTGCGGGGCCTTGAACTCATCCACGACTGGCGGGCTATGCGCCCTGGCCTGGTCAATAGAAACGGGAAGAAATGATCCCCCTGGCCGAAAAACTTTTGTATAAACTCCGCCTCGATAGCGAAAAGAGCGTCTCCCTGGAAGACGCGGCCCGGTTTGTCGAGCGGTCCAAATCCCGAGTCTGCCAGTCCCTGTCGGTGCTTGTGCGGCGGGGCCTGGCAGAGAAACCGGACAGGGGCCACTACCGGATCACCAAAGCAGGGATTGAGTGCTTCAAGTCCGGGGGCCGGGTGCGCTCGGGCCTCCATGACGGATCGCAGGGGCGCCCTCGGCGGGGAAGTCTGCGGGAGCGGGTCTGGAAAGCGGCGCGGATGGCCCGCAAGTTTTCCGTGGGGGACTTGGTTGAAATCGCGGCGAAGGAAGGGGAAAAGAGCGCCGCGCGCGGGGCGCACCGCTACCTGCTGGCCCTCGAGCGGGCCGGATACCTGAAGCGCCTTAAGAACGAGCCGCAGTCGGCATCGAACTGGAGGCCGGTGCCCCGCTGGGCGCTCATCCGCGACACCGGCCCGCTCCACCCGCTGCTTCTGAAGGACAGCAAAACGGTGCACGACCGCAACGTCCAGGGCGGGACGGGCAAGCCCGCCCGGCCCGCTATCAAGGGGGAGGACTTCCCATGTGGCTAGAACTGTTGAAGCGCGCGGTGGCGGATACAAGCCAAGCCAGGGCCGCCGCCCGGATCGGGTACTCCCCGGCCACCGTCAATCTGATCTTGCACGGGAAGTACAAGGGGAGCCTGGAGAACGTCGCGGCGAAGGTGCTGGCGGCCCTGGGCTCGGTTGAGTGCCCGTGGCTGGGGTCGGTAATCGGCGCGGAGTTGTGCTTCTTATACCGCACTCGGAAAGTCCCGGCGAACGACCCGGCCGAAGTCAAATTCTGGCGGCATTGCCAGCGTTGCGAAGCCTGGCAGCCGCCCAATGGGAAGGG from Candidatus Glassbacteria bacterium includes:
- a CDS encoding AAA family ATPase, encoding MRTTVFTKTSNVERFLAGITEVEKRGAAEACLMLVEGKPGLGKTMVARWWAVQQGAVYLRAKTTWTPNRALANLITELGGSASGYRSDLFNDALTLMARDETPPAVVLDEVEHTLHDSKVLETFRDLSDLLEFPLVLIGMEGIGRRLDRHEQISSRIARRVKFEPATLEDTALCVKEKAEVAMAEDLVAELHRLSKGKIRSVLNGIALVENIARRNGWKEVKLADLRGLELIHDWRAMRPGLVNRNGKK
- a CDS encoding helix-turn-helix transcriptional regulator, which encodes MWLELLKRAVADTSQARAAARIGYSPATVNLILHGKYKGSLENVAAKVLAALGSVECPWLGSVIGAELCFLYRTRKVPANDPAEVKFWRHCQRCEAWQPPNGKGEKP